From a region of the Triticum aestivum cultivar Chinese Spring chromosome 7D, IWGSC CS RefSeq v2.1, whole genome shotgun sequence genome:
- the LOC123170116 gene encoding GDSL esterase/lipase ACHE-like, which produces MSFIKSPERCRPAGTYVSASSISDSQSQLSNWGIFISNYSLIIFWTFIYSPIYLDVQTWELEQFTKRSQFVYNRMGGIYHEILPKSEYFSKALYTFHSAQNDLSVGYFTNKTTKQIEAYDPDPKERFTVAMQVQFKLIC; this is translated from the exons ATGTCTTTCATTAAATCTCCGGAGAGGTGCCGGCCGGCCGGTACATATGTCAGTGCATCATCTATCTCAGACTCTCAGTCACAGCTATCTAATTGGGGTATATTCATCTCCAATTACAGCCTCATAATTTTTTGGACATTCATTTACAGCCCGATCTACTTGGATGTGCAGACCTGGGAGTTGGAACAATTCACCAAGAGAAGCCAGTTCGTGTATAACAGAATGG GTGGAATTTATCATGAGATCCTACCTAAATCCGAGTACTTCTCCAAGGCACTGTACACCTTCCATTCCGCCCAAAATGATCTCTCCGTGGGCTACTTCACCAATAAGACTACCAAACAGATTGAGGCCTATGACCCCGATCCGAAGGAGCGGTTCACTGTGGCAATGCAGGTACAATTCAAGCTAATTTGCTGA